In Nitrospira sp. MA-1, the genomic window ACGATTGATGGCCGCTTCACTTGATTCAGGACATCCAGTTGTAATTCTGGATCAATGTTACCCAGAAACAAGGCGGATGGCGTGGTATAGCTGGCCGGAATTTTCGGCCGGAACGTTTCTAGAACATTGAGGTGTGTTTCCAGGGTTTGAGCTTCGTTGAGTTGATAGGAATATTCTCCTCGCCAGCGAAAGGTTTTTCCGGGTCGTTGTTCTAATCCGTCCAGATTGATGCCTCGACTACGCAGGAAATCGAGATGTTCCTTTGGGAAGTCTTCGCCAACGACGGCAATCAGATTCACGTCCGTGAAAAAACTGGCCGAAGTGGAAAAATACGTGGCGGATCCTCCCAGCACATCCGAGGCTTCACCAAAAGGCGTTCGTACAGAATCAAAGGCGACGGATCCTACTACTAATAAATTACCCATAATGATTAGGACCTTTTCTTGGAGTGTAAGGTGGTCGATAGTAAATGACGCCGTAATAGAAGCTGATACCGCTTTTTCAAGGTCGGACTCATTTGTTTAAGCGGGGTGATGACGGCGTGTTCTAATGCGGTCTGACACGAGCAAGGCCCTAGGTCTTTTGCGAGATCGAGTGCCTGCCGAAGGACGAGTTTTGCGGTTTCGACATTTTGATGCATGATGGATAAGATGGCTCCAACGGACACGGCTTCTTCTGTCTCATGCCAGCAATCATAATCCGTGACCAGCGCAAGGGTGGCATAGCACAGTTCGGCTTCACGAGCCAATTTGGCTTCCGGAATATTTGTCATACCAATAACATCCACACCCCATTGCCGGTAGAGAAAAGATTCCGCCCGACTGGAGAATTGTGGCCCTTCAATGCAGAGGTACGTACCAGGACGGTGCACCGTCACGGAGACTCCTTCGCTGGCCTTTTCTAGCACATTCGATAAGGTCCCACACAGGGGATCAGCGAAGGCGACATGGGCGACGATGCCCTGGTCGAAAAACGTATTGTCACGTTGAGTGGTTCGGTCAATGAATTGATCAGGCAGAACAAAATCCCCCGGTCGAATGGATTCCTTCATGCTTCCCACCGCACTGATGGAAAATACCCGCGTCACACCAAGGGCTTTTAGGGCATGAATATTCGCGCGATAATTTATGGCGGAAGGGAGAGTGCGGTGTCCTCGACCGTGGCGAGCCAAAAAGGCGACGCGTATGCCATGAAAGGTTCCCAGAATTATGGCGTCCGAAGGTTTCCCAAACGGGGTTGCCATCCGGACTTCTTTGAGGTTGGTGAATCCGTCCATTTCATAGAGTCCGCTGCCTCCAATTATCCCGATTTGAGCTCGTTGGGTAGGAGAGGATGGGCGCTTAATATTCATTCACTCGTT contains:
- the mtnP gene encoding S-methyl-5'-thioadenosine phosphorylase — protein: MNIKRPSSPTQRAQIGIIGGSGLYEMDGFTNLKEVRMATPFGKPSDAIILGTFHGIRVAFLARHGRGHRTLPSAINYRANIHALKALGVTRVFSISAVGSMKESIRPGDFVLPDQFIDRTTQRDNTFFDQGIVAHVAFADPLCGTLSNVLEKASEGVSVTVHRPGTYLCIEGPQFSSRAESFLYRQWGVDVIGMTNIPEAKLAREAELCYATLALVTDYDCWHETEEAVSVGAILSIMHQNVETAKLVLRQALDLAKDLGPCSCQTALEHAVITPLKQMSPTLKKRYQLLLRRHLLSTTLHSKKRS